A genomic region of Balaenoptera acutorostrata chromosome 4, mBalAcu1.1, whole genome shotgun sequence contains the following coding sequences:
- the VWA5B2 gene encoding von Willebrand factor A domain-containing protein 5B2 isoform X1, producing MPGLYCPSSWTPLPLTDSWVRACANGPCLSLRARLTYHNPQPQPVDGVFVYPLAEAEVVSGFEAEAAGRRVSFQLQSRRRSQAACCRAVGPALGASTPRRCAQGHLVLDLAQARSTLVLPTGLIAAAGTMTVTLRSSRELPSRPDGVLRVALPSVLTPLAPPGPLGPPRPPGLCDDRLGLCPTSCFGMGSPEGDGPAWEEPAAPRDVFSGPARCPAPYTFSFEMLVTGPCLLAGLESPSHALRADAPPHASSAATICVTLAEGHHCDRALEILLHPSEPHQPHLMLEAGSLSSAEYEAQVRARRDFQRLQRRDSEGDRQMTTKGCPLWVEWIEKVSGARSCCQPRSELHSAWPRMTRGSRAQVWFLQRRFHKDILLNPVLVLSFCPDLSSKPGHLGTATRELLFLLDGSSMAHKDAIVLAVKSLPPQTLINLATFGTLVQPLFPESRPCSDEAVQLICESMEMLQAAGGPPDVRSALDWALGQPQHRAHPRQLFLLTAASPMAAETHQTLELMRWHRAAARCFSFGLGPACRQLLQDLSALSRGQAYFLRPGERLQPMLMQALRKALEPALSDISVDWFVPDAVEALLTPREIPALYPGDQLLGYCSLFRVDGFRSRPQGGQEPGWQSLGSSVFPSPEEAPSATSPGTEPTGTSEPLGTGTVSAELSSPWAAGDSDRIGADALTDPVTDPGPNPSSDAAIWRRIFQSSYIREQYVLTHCSASPEPGPGSTGSSESPASQGPGSPEGSAPLDPPSQQGCRSLAWGESAGSHSCPLPPPPPAPVKTGALSAEVLGRRRRAALTGRSLSSPPGQVNSVPRHLRHPSLGVAPDGPGPEPGQLLGQGLDDSGSLLSPAPMDWDMLMEPPFLFTAVPPSGELAPPAMLLPPQPPRCHVVIRALCGEQPMSWEVGVGLEMLWGPRDAGSLPPSPPERGSAWDQALHRLTAASVVRDNEQLALRGRGETRADRGHARRSWLRALQTSKVSSAPSCFTCPVAVDATTREVLPSALQVQSSEPAEPPGTPPASQGHLDAAPLPTVVHSKGGWEPDQIGNSSSALGDHAASIGGPHRLPPEPPSRLSLGRRKARGPDSHRLCSPNTGQASDSNSEGSNHDYLPLVRLQEAPGSFRLDAPFCAAVHISRERLCRASPFAAHRASLSPTSASSPWALLGHGAGQGDSATASCSPSPSSGSEGLGQVDSGRGSDTEASEGAEGPGGADLRGRTWATAVALAWLEHRCAAAFGEWELAAAKADCWLRAQHLPDGLDLANLKAAARGLFLLLRHWDQNLQLHLLCYSPANM from the exons ATGCCCGGCCTGTACTGCCCCTCCAGCTGGACGCCGCTGCCCCTCACGGACTCCTGGGTTCGGGCCTGCGCCAATGGACCCTGCCTCAGCCTGCGGGCCCGGCTCACCTACCACAACCCACAGCCGCAGCCTGTGGACG GCGTGTTTGTGTACCCGCTGGCCGAGGCCGAAGTGGTTTCGGGCTTCGAGGCGGAGGCCGCCGGACGGCGCGTCTCCTTCCAGCTGCAGAGCCGGCGCCGCTCGCAGGCCGCCTGCTGCCGCGCGGTGGGCCCCGCGCTGGGGGCCTCAACACCCCGCCGCTGTGCGCAGG GTCATCTTGTCTTGGATCTGGCCCAGGCCCGGTCCACACTGGTGCTGCCCACAGGCCTCATCGCCGCAGCCGGCACCATGACAGTGACCCTGCGCAGCAGCCGGGAGCTGCCCTCCAGGCCTGACGGGGTGCTGCGCGTGGCCCTGCCCTCCGTGCTCACCCCTCTGGCCCCGCCAGGCCCGCTGGGGCCCCCCAGGCCTCCGGGGCTCTGTGACGACAGGTTGGGCCTATG CCCCACCAGCTGCTTCGGAATGGGCAGCCCTGAGGGGGATGGACCAGCCTGGGAGGAGCCAGCTGCCCCTCGGGACGTGTTCTCAGGCCCTGCCCGTTGCCCGGCCCCGTACACCTTCTCCTTCGAGATGCTGGTGACTGGGCCATGCCTGCTGGCAG GCTTGGAGAGCCCCTCTCATGCTCTGCGGGCAGATGCCCCCCCTCATGCCAGCTCTGCAGCCACCATCTGTGTCACACTGGCAGAGGGCCACCACTGCGACCGGGCCTTGGAGATCCTGCTGCACCCCAGTG AGCCCCACCAGCCACACCTGATGCTGGAGGCCGGCAGCCTGAGCTCAGCAGAATACGAGGCCCAGGTGAGGGCCCGCCGGGATTTCCAGAGGCTGCAGCGAAGGGACAGTGAGGGGGACCGGCAG ATGACTACAAAAGGGTGCCCCCTCTGGGTGGAATGGATTGAGAAAGTCTCCGGGGCTAGGTCCTGCTGCCAGCCTAGGTCGGAGTTGCACTCAGCCTGGCCCAGGATGACTCGGGGCTCCCGTGCTCAGGTGTGGTTCCTGCAGCGACGCTTCCACAAGGACATCCTGCTGAACCCCGTGCTGGTGCTGAGCTTCTGCCCGGACCTGAGCTCCAAGCCTGGACACCTGGGCACAGCTACTCGGGAGCTCCTCTTCCTGTTGGATGGCAGCAGCATGGCACACAAG GATGCCATCGTTTTGGCTGTGAAGTCGCTCCCGCCCCAGACACTCATCAACCTGGCCACGTTTGGCACATTGGTGCAGCCCCTCTTCCCAGAGAGCCGGCCTTGCAGTGAT gaagctgtgCAGCTGATCTGCGAGAGCATGGAGATGCTGCAGGCTGCGGGCGGCCCCCCGGACGTGAGGTCTGCGCTGGACTGGGCCCTGGGGCAGCCCCAGCACAGGGCCCACCCTCGGCAGCTGTTCCTGCTCACCGCTGCCTCGCCCATGGCTGCTGAGACCCACCAAACCCTGGAGCTCATGAGGTGGCACAGGGCGGCAGCCAG GTGCTTCTCCTTTGGGCTGGGACCTGCCTGCCGCCAGCTGCTGCAGGATCTGTCTGCCCTCAGCAGGGGCCAGGCCTACTTCCTGAGGCCTGGGGAAAGGCTGCAGCCCATG CTGATGCAGGCCCTGCGGAAGGCACTGGAGCCCGCGTTGAGCGACATCTCTGTGGACTGGTTTGTGCCCGATGCGGTGGAGGCGCTGCTGACGCCCCGGGAGATCCCAGCGCTCTATCCCGGGGACCAGCTGCTCGGTTACTGCTCGCTCTTCAGGGTGGACGGCTTTCGGTCCCGCCCCCAAGGG GGCCAAGAGCCTGGCTGGCAGAGCTTGGGCAGCTCCGTGTTCCCATCCCCAGAGGAAGCACCATCTGCCACCAGCCCTGGCACCGAGCCCACTGGCACCTCAGAGCCACTGGGAACAGGCACTGTGTCAGCAGAGCTGTCCAgcccgtgggctgctggggacTCGGATCGGA TAGGTGCTGATGCTCTGACAGACCCAGTCACGGACCCGGGACCTAACCCCTCTTCTGACGCAGCCATATGGCGCCGCATCTTCCAGTCCTCGTACATCCGGGAGCAGTATGTGCTTACCCACTGCTCTGCCAGCCCAGAGCCAGGCCCAGGCTCCACAGGCAGCAGCGAGTCCCCCGCCTCCCAGGGCCCTGGGTCCCCCGAAGGCAGTGCTCCCCTGGATCCCCCTTCTCAGCAGGGCTGCCGCAGCCTGGCCTGGGGAGAATCTGCTGGCTCCCACTCCtgccccctgcctccacccccaccGGCTCCAGTCAAG ACTGGGGCCTTGAGTGCTGAGGTGTTGGGCCGTCGACGCAGAGCGGCTCTAACTGGCCGAAGCCTCTCATCCCCCCCAGGCCAGGTGAACTCAGTCCCTCGCCATCTCCGGCACCCCTCTCTGGGGGTAGCACCAGATGGGCCAGGCCCTGAGCCAGGGCAGCTGCTGGGACAGGGCCTGGATGACTCAG GAAGCctgctctccccagcccccatggACTGGGACATGTTGATGGAACCACCCTTCTTGTTCACGGCTGTTCCCCCCAGTGGGGAGTTGGCCCCTCCAGCAATGCTACTGCCTCCCCAGCCTCCACGCTGCCATGTGGTGATCCGGGCCCTGTGCGGGGAGCAGCCTATGAGCTGGGAGGTGGGCGTTGGGCTGGAGATGCTGTGGGGGCCTAGGGACGCTGGCTCACTGCCTCCGTCACCCCCTGAAAGAGGAAGTGCTTGGGACCAAGCACTCCATCGACTGACAGCGGCTTCCGTGGTCCGGGACAACGAGCAGCTGGCTCTCCGAGGACGGGGCGAGACCAGGGCTGACCGCG GTCATGCCCGGAGGTCCTGGCTCCGAGCCCTTCAGACAAGCAAGGTCAGCTCTGCCCCTTCCTGCTTCACTTGCCCTGTAGCTGTGGATGCTACCACCAGAGAGGTCCTACCTTCAGCCCTGCAGGTGCAGAGCTCAG AGCCAGCCGAACCCCCGGGCACCCCTCCTGCCTCTCAAGGTCATCTAGATGCAGCTCCTCTGCCCACAGTCGTCCACTCTAAAG GCGGCTGGGAGCCGGACCAAATTGGCAACTCCAGTTCTGCTTTGGGGGACCACGCAGCCTCCATCGGAGGTCCTCATCGTCTGCCCCCCGAGCCTCCCTCTCGGCTCAGCCTGGGCCGTCGGAAGGCCAGAGGCCCAGACAGCCATAGACTCTGCAGCCCCAACACGGGCCAAGCCAGTGACAGCAACAGTGAAGGCAGCAACCACGACTACCTACCCTTG GTGCGCTTGCAGGAGGCGCCCGGCTCCTTCCGCCTAGACGCGCCCTTCTGTGCAGCAGTGCACATCTCTCGGGAGCGCCTGTGCCGCGCCTCGCCCTTCGCTGCGCATCGCGCCAGCCTCAGCCCCACCTCGGCCTCCTCTCCCTGGGCACTGCTAGGCCATGGTGCTGGCCAGGGTGACAGTGCCACGGCCTCTTGCAGCCCGTCCCCCAGCTCGGGCTCCGAGGGTCTAGGCCAGGTGGACAGTGGCCGGGGCTCAGACACCGAGGCCTCGGAGGGGGCGGAAGGGCCTGGTGGTGCCGACCTGCGGGGCCGGACTTGGGCCACTGCTGTGGCGCTTGCGTGGCTGGAGCACCGCTGTGCCGCGGCCTTCGGCGAGTGGGAACTGGCGGCAGCTAAGGCTGACTGTTGGCTGCGGGCCCAGCACCTGCCCGACGGCCTCGACCTGGCCAACCTCAAGGCCGCAGCCCGGGGTCTCTTCCTGCTGCTGCGCCACTGGGACCAGAACCTGCAGCTGCACCTGCTGTGCTACAGCCCAGCAAACATGTGA
- the VWA5B2 gene encoding von Willebrand factor A domain-containing protein 5B2 isoform X7, with amino-acid sequence MPGLYCPSSWTPLPLTDSWVRACANGPCLSLRARLTYHNPQPQPVDGVFVYPLAEAEVVSGFEAEAAGRRVSFQLQSRRRSQAACCRAVGPALGASTPRRCAQGHLVLDLAQARSTLVLPTGLIAAAGTMTVTLRSSRELPSRPDGVLRVALPSVLTPLAPPGPLGPPRPPGLCDDSPTSCFGMGSPEGDGPAWEEPAAPRDVFSGPARCPAPYTFSFEMLVTGPCLLAGLESPSHALRADAPPHASSAATICVTLAEGHHCDRALEILLHPSEPHQPHLMLEAGSLSSAEYEAQVRARRDFQRLQRRDSEGDRQVWFLQRRFHKDILLNPVLVLSFCPDLSSKPGHLGTATRELLFLLDGSSMAHKDAIVLAVKSLPPQTLINLATFGTLVQPLFPESRPCSDEAVQLICESMEMLQAAGGPPDVRSALDWALGQPQHRAHPRQLFLLTAASPMAAETHQTLELMRWHRAAARCFSFGLGPACRQLLQDLSALSRGQAYFLRPGERLQPMLMQALRKALEPALSDISVDWFVPDAVEALLTPREIPALYPGDQLLGYCSLFRVDGFRSRPQGGQEPGWQSLGSSVFPSPEEAPSATSPGTEPTGTSEPLGTGTVSAELSSPWAAGDSDRSADALTDPVTDPGPNPSSDAAIWRRIFQSSYIREQYVLTHCSASPEPGPGSTGSSESPASQGPGSPEGSAPLDPPSQQGCRSLAWGESAGSHSCPLPPPPPAPVKTGALSAEVLGRRRRAALTGRSLSSPPGQVNSVPRHLRHPSLGVAPDGPGPEPGQLLGQGLDDSGSLLSPAPMDWDMLMEPPFLFTAVPPSGELAPPAMLLPPQPPRCHVVIRALCGEQPMSWEVGVGLEMLWGPRDAGSLPPSPPERGSAWDQALHRLTAASVVRDNEQLALRGRGETRADRGHARRSWLRALQTSKVSSAPSCFTCPVAVDATTREVLPSALQVQSSEPAEPPGTPPASQGHLDAAPLPTVVHSKGGWEPDQIGNSSSALGDHAASIGGPHRLPPEPPSRLSLGRRKARGPDSHRLCSPNTGQASDSNSEGSNHDYLPLVRLQEAPGSFRLDAPFCAAVHISRERLCRASPFAAHRASLSPTSASSPWALLGHGAGQGDSATASCSPSPSSGSEGLGQVDSGRGSDTEASEGAEGPGGADLRGRTWATAVALAWLEHRCAAAFGEWELAAAKADCWLRAQHLPDGLDLANLKAAARGLFLLLRHWDQNLQLHLLCYSPANM; translated from the exons ATGCCCGGCCTGTACTGCCCCTCCAGCTGGACGCCGCTGCCCCTCACGGACTCCTGGGTTCGGGCCTGCGCCAATGGACCCTGCCTCAGCCTGCGGGCCCGGCTCACCTACCACAACCCACAGCCGCAGCCTGTGGACG GCGTGTTTGTGTACCCGCTGGCCGAGGCCGAAGTGGTTTCGGGCTTCGAGGCGGAGGCCGCCGGACGGCGCGTCTCCTTCCAGCTGCAGAGCCGGCGCCGCTCGCAGGCCGCCTGCTGCCGCGCGGTGGGCCCCGCGCTGGGGGCCTCAACACCCCGCCGCTGTGCGCAGG GTCATCTTGTCTTGGATCTGGCCCAGGCCCGGTCCACACTGGTGCTGCCCACAGGCCTCATCGCCGCAGCCGGCACCATGACAGTGACCCTGCGCAGCAGCCGGGAGCTGCCCTCCAGGCCTGACGGGGTGCTGCGCGTGGCCCTGCCCTCCGTGCTCACCCCTCTGGCCCCGCCAGGCCCGCTGGGGCCCCCCAGGCCTCCGGGGCTCTGTGACGACAG CCCCACCAGCTGCTTCGGAATGGGCAGCCCTGAGGGGGATGGACCAGCCTGGGAGGAGCCAGCTGCCCCTCGGGACGTGTTCTCAGGCCCTGCCCGTTGCCCGGCCCCGTACACCTTCTCCTTCGAGATGCTGGTGACTGGGCCATGCCTGCTGGCAG GCTTGGAGAGCCCCTCTCATGCTCTGCGGGCAGATGCCCCCCCTCATGCCAGCTCTGCAGCCACCATCTGTGTCACACTGGCAGAGGGCCACCACTGCGACCGGGCCTTGGAGATCCTGCTGCACCCCAGTG AGCCCCACCAGCCACACCTGATGCTGGAGGCCGGCAGCCTGAGCTCAGCAGAATACGAGGCCCAGGTGAGGGCCCGCCGGGATTTCCAGAGGCTGCAGCGAAGGGACAGTGAGGGGGACCGGCAG GTGTGGTTCCTGCAGCGACGCTTCCACAAGGACATCCTGCTGAACCCCGTGCTGGTGCTGAGCTTCTGCCCGGACCTGAGCTCCAAGCCTGGACACCTGGGCACAGCTACTCGGGAGCTCCTCTTCCTGTTGGATGGCAGCAGCATGGCACACAAG GATGCCATCGTTTTGGCTGTGAAGTCGCTCCCGCCCCAGACACTCATCAACCTGGCCACGTTTGGCACATTGGTGCAGCCCCTCTTCCCAGAGAGCCGGCCTTGCAGTGAT gaagctgtgCAGCTGATCTGCGAGAGCATGGAGATGCTGCAGGCTGCGGGCGGCCCCCCGGACGTGAGGTCTGCGCTGGACTGGGCCCTGGGGCAGCCCCAGCACAGGGCCCACCCTCGGCAGCTGTTCCTGCTCACCGCTGCCTCGCCCATGGCTGCTGAGACCCACCAAACCCTGGAGCTCATGAGGTGGCACAGGGCGGCAGCCAG GTGCTTCTCCTTTGGGCTGGGACCTGCCTGCCGCCAGCTGCTGCAGGATCTGTCTGCCCTCAGCAGGGGCCAGGCCTACTTCCTGAGGCCTGGGGAAAGGCTGCAGCCCATG CTGATGCAGGCCCTGCGGAAGGCACTGGAGCCCGCGTTGAGCGACATCTCTGTGGACTGGTTTGTGCCCGATGCGGTGGAGGCGCTGCTGACGCCCCGGGAGATCCCAGCGCTCTATCCCGGGGACCAGCTGCTCGGTTACTGCTCGCTCTTCAGGGTGGACGGCTTTCGGTCCCGCCCCCAAGGG GGCCAAGAGCCTGGCTGGCAGAGCTTGGGCAGCTCCGTGTTCCCATCCCCAGAGGAAGCACCATCTGCCACCAGCCCTGGCACCGAGCCCACTGGCACCTCAGAGCCACTGGGAACAGGCACTGTGTCAGCAGAGCTGTCCAgcccgtgggctgctggggacTCGGATCGGA GTGCTGATGCTCTGACAGACCCAGTCACGGACCCGGGACCTAACCCCTCTTCTGACGCAGCCATATGGCGCCGCATCTTCCAGTCCTCGTACATCCGGGAGCAGTATGTGCTTACCCACTGCTCTGCCAGCCCAGAGCCAGGCCCAGGCTCCACAGGCAGCAGCGAGTCCCCCGCCTCCCAGGGCCCTGGGTCCCCCGAAGGCAGTGCTCCCCTGGATCCCCCTTCTCAGCAGGGCTGCCGCAGCCTGGCCTGGGGAGAATCTGCTGGCTCCCACTCCtgccccctgcctccacccccaccGGCTCCAGTCAAG ACTGGGGCCTTGAGTGCTGAGGTGTTGGGCCGTCGACGCAGAGCGGCTCTAACTGGCCGAAGCCTCTCATCCCCCCCAGGCCAGGTGAACTCAGTCCCTCGCCATCTCCGGCACCCCTCTCTGGGGGTAGCACCAGATGGGCCAGGCCCTGAGCCAGGGCAGCTGCTGGGACAGGGCCTGGATGACTCAG GAAGCctgctctccccagcccccatggACTGGGACATGTTGATGGAACCACCCTTCTTGTTCACGGCTGTTCCCCCCAGTGGGGAGTTGGCCCCTCCAGCAATGCTACTGCCTCCCCAGCCTCCACGCTGCCATGTGGTGATCCGGGCCCTGTGCGGGGAGCAGCCTATGAGCTGGGAGGTGGGCGTTGGGCTGGAGATGCTGTGGGGGCCTAGGGACGCTGGCTCACTGCCTCCGTCACCCCCTGAAAGAGGAAGTGCTTGGGACCAAGCACTCCATCGACTGACAGCGGCTTCCGTGGTCCGGGACAACGAGCAGCTGGCTCTCCGAGGACGGGGCGAGACCAGGGCTGACCGCG GTCATGCCCGGAGGTCCTGGCTCCGAGCCCTTCAGACAAGCAAGGTCAGCTCTGCCCCTTCCTGCTTCACTTGCCCTGTAGCTGTGGATGCTACCACCAGAGAGGTCCTACCTTCAGCCCTGCAGGTGCAGAGCTCAG AGCCAGCCGAACCCCCGGGCACCCCTCCTGCCTCTCAAGGTCATCTAGATGCAGCTCCTCTGCCCACAGTCGTCCACTCTAAAG GCGGCTGGGAGCCGGACCAAATTGGCAACTCCAGTTCTGCTTTGGGGGACCACGCAGCCTCCATCGGAGGTCCTCATCGTCTGCCCCCCGAGCCTCCCTCTCGGCTCAGCCTGGGCCGTCGGAAGGCCAGAGGCCCAGACAGCCATAGACTCTGCAGCCCCAACACGGGCCAAGCCAGTGACAGCAACAGTGAAGGCAGCAACCACGACTACCTACCCTTG GTGCGCTTGCAGGAGGCGCCCGGCTCCTTCCGCCTAGACGCGCCCTTCTGTGCAGCAGTGCACATCTCTCGGGAGCGCCTGTGCCGCGCCTCGCCCTTCGCTGCGCATCGCGCCAGCCTCAGCCCCACCTCGGCCTCCTCTCCCTGGGCACTGCTAGGCCATGGTGCTGGCCAGGGTGACAGTGCCACGGCCTCTTGCAGCCCGTCCCCCAGCTCGGGCTCCGAGGGTCTAGGCCAGGTGGACAGTGGCCGGGGCTCAGACACCGAGGCCTCGGAGGGGGCGGAAGGGCCTGGTGGTGCCGACCTGCGGGGCCGGACTTGGGCCACTGCTGTGGCGCTTGCGTGGCTGGAGCACCGCTGTGCCGCGGCCTTCGGCGAGTGGGAACTGGCGGCAGCTAAGGCTGACTGTTGGCTGCGGGCCCAGCACCTGCCCGACGGCCTCGACCTGGCCAACCTCAAGGCCGCAGCCCGGGGTCTCTTCCTGCTGCTGCGCCACTGGGACCAGAACCTGCAGCTGCACCTGCTGTGCTACAGCCCAGCAAACATGTGA